In a single window of the Elaeis guineensis isolate ETL-2024a chromosome 6, EG11, whole genome shotgun sequence genome:
- the LOC105047222 gene encoding uncharacterized protein produces the protein MSDIDEQSPACVGCKSQKQEVSKFHANREGAPWNELWTDGLICAFEFVRGHRWTSPDKSGSRTLSLQQKDNLNPKKQIPRSGLGDSSSQYLNKNSLLESTPLIDLNNTDSTLGLVEVPQLDNYKKKPKFMRIFSDSHWMPIGWARISELVQMVQPDASWASQPIDLTADEDDFTVADVAAPYWERPAGPTWWCHVTAGHPYVDAWLSNAPWLHPAISIALKDESRLISERMKHLLYEVPVRVAGGLLFELLGQSVGDPFCDEDDIPIVLRSWQAQNFLITALHIKGSASNINVLGITEVQELLLAGGSVAPKSVHEVIAHLICRLSRWDDRLFRKYIFGAADEIELKFVNRRNHEDLNLLTVILNQEIRRLATQVIRVKWSLHAREEIVFELLQHLRGNTARSMLEGIKKSTRQMLEEQEAVRGRLFTIQDVMQSTVRAWLQDRSLCVTHNLAVFGGGGLVLSIITSLFGINVDGIPGAKNTPLAFSLFTGILIFAGIVLIGLGLLYLGLETPITEDQVQVRKLELQQLVSTFQHDAETHAKVREHVSRHNLPPTAADMISERGNVLIP, from the exons ATGAGTGATATTGATGAACAAAGTCCAGCTTGCGTTGGCTGTAAGAGTCAGAAGCAAGAAGTCAGTAAATTCCATGCAAATAGAGAAGGTGCACCATGGAATGAACTATGGACAGACGGGCTCATCTGTGCTTTTGAATTTGTGCGAGGCCATAGGTGGACAAGTCCAGATAAATCTGGTTCAAGGACCCTGTCATTGCAGCAAAAAGACAATCTGAATCCAAAGAAGCAAATTCCTAGATCTGGGCTGGGTGATTCTTCTTCGCAATATTTGAATAAGAACAGCTTACTGGAATCCACACCTCTCATTGATCTAAACAACACTGACTCCACCTTAGGTCTCGTGGAAGTTCCTCAACTTGATAACTACAAAAAAAAGCCAAAGTTTATGAGGATATTTTCAGACAGCCATTGGATGCCTATTGGTTGGGCTAGGATTTCAGAACTAGTCCAGATGGTTCAACCTGATGCTAGCTGGGCTTCACAGCCAATAGATCTTACTGCTGATGAGGATGATTTTACTGTTGCTGATGTTGCAGCTCCTTACTGGGAGCGTCCAGCAGGGCCTACGTGGTGGTGCCATGTAACTGCAGGTCATCCTTATGTTGATGCGTGGTTAAGTAATGCTCCATGGTTGCATCCTGCCATCAGCATTGCCTTGAAAGATGAGAGTCGGCTTATTAGTGAACGGATGAAGCACCTGTTATACGAG GTCCCGGTTAGGGTTGCAGGTGGACTATTATTTGAACTTTTGGGTCAGTCAGTTGGTGATCCATTTTGTGACGAAGATGACATACCCATCGTGCTTCGGTCATGGCAAGCTCAAAACTTTTTAATAACTGCATTGCATATCAAAGGTTCTGCTTCAAACATAAATGTGTTGGGTATAACTGAAGTTCAG GAGCTTCTTCTTGCTGGTGGGAGTGTTGCTCCTAAATCAGTTCATGAAGTTATAGCACATTTAATTTGTCGCCTTTCTCGATGGGATGATAG ATTGTTTCGTAAGTATATTTTTGGGGCAGCTGATGAAATCGAGTTGAAGTTTGTAAATAG GAGAAATCATGAAGATCTAAATTTACTAACTGTAAtcttaaaccaagagattagaagATTGGCAACACAG GTTATTAGAGTTAAATGGTCGTTGCATGCAAGGGAGGAAATCGTATTTGAGCTTCTCCAGCACTTGCGAGGAAATACTGCAAGAAGTATGCTAGAGGGAATCAAAAAGAGTACAAGGCAAATGTTGGAGGAGCAAGAAGCTGTCCGTGGACGGTTGTTTACAATTCAGGATGTTATGCAGAGCACAGTTCGTGCATGGTTGCAG GATAGAAGCCTGTGTGTAACCCATAATTTGGCCGTTTTTGGTGGCGGCGGCCTAGTTCTTTCCATAATTACCAGTCTCTTTGGGATCAATGTGGACGGCATACCGGGGGCCAAGAATACTCCATTGGCATTTAGCTTGTTTACGGGAATTCTCATATTCGCAGGAATTGTCCTGATTGGTCTTGGGTTGCTTTATCTTGGGCTGGAAACTCCTATCACCGAAGACCAGGTTCAGGTGAGGAAGTTGGAGCTCCAACAGCTGGTGTCGACGTTTCAGCATGATGCAGAAACTCATGCAAAGGTTAGAGAGCATGTCTCAAGGCATAATTTgcctccaacagctgcagatatGATATCTGAGAGAGGGAATGTTCTTATTCCCTGA
- the LOC105047187 gene encoding large ribosomal subunit protein P2A, which translates to MKVVAAYLLAVLGGNANPSADDLKSILESVGAEAEEERIDLLLTQVKGKDITELIATGREKFASVPCGGGVAAVAAGSGGGAAAAEPAAAEAKKEEKVEEKEESDDDMGFSLFD; encoded by the exons ATGAAGGTGGTGGCCGCGTACCTCCTCGCTGTTCTCGGCGGCAACGCCAACCCTTCCGCCGACGATCTCAAGTCCATCCTCGAATCAG TGGGAGCGGAGGCTGAGGAGGAGAGGATAGATCTGCTGCTGACCCAGGTTAAGGGGAAGGACATCACGGAGCTGATCGCCACCGGGAGGGAGAAGTTCGCTTCGGTCCCGTGCGGAGGAGGCGTCGCTGCTGTCGCTGCCGGCAGCGGAGGTGGTGCTGCCGCTGCTGAGCCGGCCGCTGCGGAGGCCAAGAAGGAGGAGAAGGTTGAAGAGAAGGAGGAATCAGATGAT GATATGGGCTTTAGCTTATTCGATTGA